CTCCGCTTTCAAGAATTCGCTCCATTACCGGTGCCGTGAGTCGTTGATTTTTTTCTAAAATTACTTCCTGAGTTCCAGGATCAACAAGTTCGGTTAACACGGCCCGACCAACCAAATCTTCCTGCTTGATAGGAATTTCTTTGATTCCAGCTGCACGTATACGCCCCATAAGAGTTTTATTGAGCTTGGTACCTTCTTTTACCAAAGGCTCATTAGATCCCTTCTCAAAGAGGTCTGCCGGAGATCGCAATCCTGCATGAATGTCTGGATCAAGCTTGCGGAGCAAACCACCATTCACGACGCGAACTTCCTCTACAGGGTAATACATCTTAAGAAGGTCATCAGTGCTAAAACCAAAACCTTTTAATAAAATTGTGGCAGGCATTTTCCTGCGGCGATCAATTCGTACATACAAAATATCTTTGGCATCATACTCAAAGTCGAGCCATGACCCTCGATAAGGGATGATCCGACCTGAAAACAAGACTTTCCCGCTTGAATGAGTCCGGCCCTTGTCATGCCCAAATGAAGGCCCAGGAGACCGATGCAACTGACTGACTGCCACCCGCTCCGTGCCATTCACCATAAAGGTGCCCCGCTCGGTCATCAATGGCAGTTCACCGACATAGACTTCTTGCTCCCTGACATCAAGAACCCTGTTTTTTACACTTTTATCTTGTTGATCGAAAACAACCAATCGCACCCGAAGCTTTAACGGTGCGGCAAAGGTCATTCCCTGCTCTATACACTCCCTTGTGTCATACTTTGGCGTTCCCAGGGAATAGCTGGAAAATTCTAAAATGGCCGAATTGTTATAATCCATAATGGGAAACACACTTTTAAACGCTGCATGCAATCCCTTGTCCTCACGACGATCCGGCAATGTCTCCGCCTGCAAAAATTCCTCATAGGAACGACGCTGCACCTCCACTAAATCCGGAATTTCTATATGTGAGCGAATTTTTGAAAAGCTATGTCGCTGAACACTGCCCTCAAAGGCTGGTTGTCCCATTCCTGTCTCCTTAAGGATTAACGGCCACCTCAGCTTCCTGCTGGCCCTCGAACCTTCCTAAGTCTCTATTCCGGGTCCTCAAAATGAGGAAAACGCTACTTCACCTCAACGGTCGCACCAACCTCTTGAAGCTTCTTCTTAATAGTTTCCGATTCTTCTTTGGACACGCCCTCTTTTACCGCCTTCGGGGCCGCCTCAACGAGATCCTTAGCTTCCTTCAAACCCAACCCAGTAATCTCTCGCACCACCTTGATGACTTGTATCTTTTTATCCGCTGGGGCACTTCCCAATACTACGGTAAACTCGGTCTGTTCTTCAGCGGCAGGAGCCGCCGCGCCCACTGCAGCAGCCATGACCCCAACAGGTGCCGCTGCCGTCACACCAAATCGCTCCTCCAGACCCTTCACAAGATCCGACAATTCCAGGACACTCATGCCCTCTATAACTTTAATGAAATCTTCCTTGGACATTTTTGCCTCTGTTGCACTCATCTCCCCTTCTCCTTTCTGCGTTTTGTTTTCTTGTATTGCGGCTAACACCGCAACAATACTTCTTACAATTTGACCTAAAACCCCGACAAACCCTCGAATGGGCCCTTGGAAGGCCGACAACAACATCGACAACAATTCTGCCTTTGACGGCAAATCCGCCACAGAAGAGAGACGAGCTGGATCCAACTCGACCCCGTCCAGAATTGCCCCTTTGAGCTGCAATTTCTCTTCACATTTCTCACTTTTAATAAAATCCCGAATAACTTTCGCAGGCAATACTGGATCATCATATCCAATAACCAATGCCGATTGCCCCTTAAAAAATGGTTGCAAAGGAACCAGGGTCGTTCCCCCAATAGCTCTCACGGCAAGGGTGTTCTTTACCACATGAAAGTTTGACTTCGCCTGACGAAGTTTTTTTCGCAAATCATTAATTTGATTTACGGGCATACCTGCGCACTCCGTTACAATGGCTATCCGCGCTCGAGCGAATTGCTCATGCATGACTGCCACAGCTTCATTTTTATCAGTTTTTTTCATACCTCGAACTCACCTGCTGAGATTAAAGTTTCAACTGACCTGCTTTGCAATCGCGGCTCCGTCC
The Nitrospiraceae bacterium DNA segment above includes these coding regions:
- the rplL gene encoding 50S ribosomal protein L7/L12; amino-acid sequence: MKKTDKNEAVAVMHEQFARARIAIVTECAGMPVNQINDLRKKLRQAKSNFHVVKNTLAVRAIGGTTLVPLQPFFKGQSALVIGYDDPVLPAKVIRDFIKSEKCEEKLQLKGAILDGVELDPARLSSVADLPSKAELLSMLLSAFQGPIRGFVGVLGQIVRSIVAVLAAIQENKTQKGEGEMSATEAKMSKEDFIKVIEGMSVLELSDLVKGLEERFGVTAAAPVGVMAAAVGAAAPAAEEQTEFTVVLGSAPADKKIQVIKVVREITGLGLKEAKDLVEAAPKAVKEGVSKEESETIKKKLQEVGATVEVK